The nucleotide sequence GAAATACCAATTGTAATGATCAGCATCGTCAGGCTGCTGGCCCCCCTAGCTTTGTTGACCGTCAGCCTTTCGAGCACCCCCGCCAACAAAGCGACAATAATGATGGCGAGAAGGGAGGCCGCTATTAGCGGCATCCCCATTGATTTGAAACTGACCGTCAGAAGTGCCCCGATAACCAGAAATTCCCCAAGGGCTAGATTTAATATGCCTGTTACTTTATAGGTGATAACCAGGGTAAGGGCAATAATGGAATAAATACTTCCAAGCGTAAGTCCGCTGAATAATAGCTGCAGTAGTTGTTCTCCCATCAGTTTTCACTCCGTTACTGAATTTTGCCCTTGTTACTGTAATATTTTCCATTTGCTGTCTTTGATCTGAACCAAAACGGCGGAATCCTCGCTTAAGCCATTATGATTCTGTTTAGACATATTAAATACCCCGGATACGCCGACAAGTCCCTGCGTTTTTTCCAGTTCATCCCGAATGGCGCTGCGGTCTGGACCGGCTTTTTCGATCGCCTTGACCAGGAGACTTAAAGCATCTGCCGCATAACCACCGAATGAATTGGGCGCGGTATTGTATTTATTTTGGTAATCATTGATATAACTTGTAAGCACTGCTTTCTGCGGATCAGAATCCGCAATCTGATCGGCCACCGGAAGCTTACCTATTGGAAGAATCACTCCGTCAGCAGCGTCCTTGGCAAGTTCAATGAATTTTTGATTGCCGACGCCATGACTGTGAATGAGCGGAATCGTCAGTCCCAGATCCTTATAGTTCTTCGTCAGGATGGAGGCCGAAGGCGGAATCGCCCATACGACGACTGCCTGAGCTCCACTGCTCTTGACATTCGTCAATTGCGGCGTCATATCATTGTCTGTCGCGTCAAATTTTTCTTCGGCAACGATGGTGATTCCATTTTGGGGAGCTGCTGCGCTAATGGCCTTCTTGCCATTGTCGCCATAGGCATTGTTCATATACATAAAGGCAATCTTCGTCATGTTATTCTTCTTGAGATATTCCACGATTTTATTGATCATGACGATATCGCTCTGGGCTGTTTTAAATACCCATTGCCTTTCAGCTGCCGGTTCAACTATGCTGCTGGCTGCTGCCAGAGAAATCATCGGGATTTGCGCATCCTGAACAGTTTTAATAATTGCCATCGAGGTTCCGCTGGAGCTGCCGCCTAAAACTGCAAGGACGCCTTTTTCGATCAGCTTATTCGCAGCAAGTACAGCCTCCGTCTCATCACTTTTATTGTCCTCAATGATCAGTTCAATCGGATGGCCTTGAATACCGCCTTCGGCATTGATTTTGTCCACCATCATCAGCAGTGTATCGCGTTCAGGTGTGCCCAAAGAAGAGGAAGTCCCGCTGATATCGAGAACCGCACCCACTTTGTAAGGTTCTGCTGTCTCACTGCCTGCCGTACTGCTCTTCCCGGAGCTGCAGCCCCCCAATATCAGGCTGCCCGCCAATAATAAAGCTACTACCATACTCCCTGTGAAACCTTTGAACTTTCTTTTCATCATCCTTCACTCCTACATTCATATTTTTCTGATTCACCAGAAAACAACAAGCCACAGCCTTCGCCGGGACGAAAGCTGTGGCCTTCCGCGGTACCACCCCAGTTAGCCGGATCACTCCAGCCCTCTCTTAAGAGTACGAATAAAGGAGTCTTTCCCTGCTGAAACTTAGGTGTGGTCCGTGGGCATCCGTGGCCTTGCTAGCCGCTCCTTGCAGCCAACTAAAAAAACACTTCTCATCCCTGAAGGGACGAAAGTGCTTCGCGGTACCACCCTATTTGGGTCTAAGCAGACCCCACTTTTCAGCAGGTACGGGACTTTATTCTTCCTTATACCCCCTCCCTTTTAACGGCGGAAGCCTCCGTCCAGACCTACTTACCCAAAGGTTTCAGTCCGGAAGTTCAGGGGTGAACCTTCAACGATCGATACGATAGAAACGCTTTCAGTCTAAGACGTTTCCTCCCTGGAAAGCTCATACCGTTTACTTTACCCCATCATTACTTTTATACAATAATGGTATTGATTTGAATCTATATTATCACAGAGCCCTGAGATTCGTCAATTAGAAATATCTATTCTGTATGCCCATAGAAATTCTGTATGGCTATTGTAAAATATATAAAAATATATTTCAGAATGGTATGCAATGGATGGTTGACATGGCAATAGATAAAGACAGGTTATTCTTTTTTAAGAATTTAGTTGCATAGTCTCGCTAAAATATGATAAAATAACTTTTGTCTAAAAAACGTGCGGTAGTTAGATGTTTCGAAGGGGGTGACTGTATGCCAAATATTAAATCAGCAATTAAAAGGGTCCAACTAAGCAAGTTACAGAATGCCAAGAATACTGCTGCCAGATCTTCCTTACGAACCGCTATTCGTCGTTTTGAGGAAGCTGTAAACAATAATCCTGAAAATGCTGTTGAAGCTCTGCAAAAAGCTTCCCGTGCACTTGATAAAGCTGCTGCAAAAGGTTTGATCCACAAAAACAAAGCAGCTCGCAAAAAATCCAGAATGGCCAAAAAGTTCCAGGCTTTGAATAATAAAGCCAGCTAAGCAACGCTGCACGAGTCCCTCCATGGACGTCGCAGCATCCGTGAAGGCTATTTAAACGCTTCACGCTCCATAGACATTGAAGAGGATATCTCAGAACCCTGGGGCATCCTCTTTTTTCATTACGTTATTTCTTACACAATCGTATAACCATTATTTCCAGCAGCAGCTGAGGGTTCCCTCCGCTGCTTTTTAACGCCAGTTCAGTCTGAAGACAATCTTCCATGGCCTCAGCCAATCTGTTGGCTGAAAAAGAGTCCGCTTGCTGAAAGAGTTTGTTTCCTTCAAAGAATGTCCTAATTCCTGCAGTGCCCATAAAATCATTGACTGTGCCCTTGCGGGCCCGCCAAATACTCGCTGCCAGTAACAGCCGGATATGGCGGACGATCATTGTATGCACTTTGAGGTAATGTTCCTGACTAAGCACTTCGCTAAGCCTGGCCAATGCATCTTTGGTATTCTCTGCCGCGATGGCATCCAACATCGCAAAGACCGTCGTCTCGATCATCGGCAAACTTATTTTCCGGATATCTTCAATTTCTATGTTTTGTTTTTCTCCGGTATATAGAGCTAATTTGGCCAGTTCCTGACTGAGCACCCCCGTCTGGTGACCAGCCCATTCCAAAAGAAACGAAGCGACGGGAACACTCAGGTTCTTCCCGTTTTGATGCGCTTGCTTTTGCAGCCAGGCCATCCATTCCGACTGGCCCTTCGGAAAAGCGAATTCTACTGTTTTCCCGTTTTTATTGATTTCCTTAAACAGTTTTCTGCCTTTGTTTACTTTTTCCGATATCAGAACCAGGCAAGTGGACGGATTTGGGTTCAGACAGTATTCCAGCAAGATATCCGGGTCACTTTCTCTCCCTGAATCGGATCGTTCTGTTTCTTCAG is from Dehalobacter sp. 12DCB1 and encodes:
- a CDS encoding ABC transporter substrate-binding protein, producing MKRKFKGFTGSMVVALLLAGSLILGGCSSGKSSTAGSETAEPYKVGAVLDISGTSSSLGTPERDTLLMMVDKINAEGGIQGHPIELIIEDNKSDETEAVLAANKLIEKGVLAVLGGSSSGTSMAIIKTVQDAQIPMISLAAASSIVEPAAERQWVFKTAQSDIVMINKIVEYLKKNNMTKIAFMYMNNAYGDNGKKAISAAAPQNGITIVAEEKFDATDNDMTPQLTNVKSSGAQAVVVWAIPPSASILTKNYKDLGLTIPLIHSHGVGNQKFIELAKDAADGVILPIGKLPVADQIADSDPQKAVLTSYINDYQNKYNTAPNSFGGYAADALSLLVKAIEKAGPDRSAIRDELEKTQGLVGVSGVFNMSKQNHNGLSEDSAVLVQIKDSKWKILQ
- the rpsT gene encoding 30S ribosomal protein S20, translated to MPNIKSAIKRVQLSKLQNAKNTAARSSLRTAIRRFEEAVNNNPENAVEALQKASRALDKAAAKGLIHKNKAARKKSRMAKKFQALNNKAS
- the holA gene encoding DNA polymerase III subunit delta, giving the protein MTLDIIKHDIENHGIPSVYLWYGEDRYSLTEALKLLKNYYLLDDPSGSNTELLNGKEQTREEIIQAANMTAFFSGKLVVVDDLPYFGTGRSKGVSESENSAEETERSDSGRESDPDILLEYCLNPNPSTCLVLISEKVNKGRKLFKEINKNGKTVEFAFPKGQSEWMAWLQKQAHQNGKNLSVPVASFLLEWAGHQTGVLSQELAKLALYTGEKQNIEIEDIRKISLPMIETTVFAMLDAIAAENTKDALARLSEVLSQEHYLKVHTMIVRHIRLLLAASIWRARKGTVNDFMGTAGIRTFFEGNKLFQQADSFSANRLAEAMEDCLQTELALKSSGGNPQLLLEIMVIRLCKK